In the bacterium genome, one interval contains:
- a CDS encoding DUF2292 domain-containing protein — MTNAVRTPQEDPRAAQALDRVRDALAELRYGTVTVVVQDGVVVQVERTEKVRLARP; from the coding sequence ATGACCAACGCGGTCCGAACGCCACAGGAGGATCCACGCGCCGCGCAGGCGCTCGACAGGGTGCGGGACGCGCTCGCCGAGTTGCGCTACGGCACCGTCACCGTCGTCGTCCAGGACGGCGTCGTGGTGCAGGTCGAGCGCACCGAGAAGGTCCGCCTCGCGCGCCCCTGA
- the cysW gene encoding sulfate ABC transporter permease subunit CysW, whose translation MATPDSTAVRRAQEDPQFVQGVLIALSVAVVGVLIVAPIVNVFYEALGKGLTAYWNALVNDADTLAAIRLTLIVAPTAVVLNVVFGVAAAWAISRFRFRGRTLFTACIDLPFAVSPVVAGLALMLIFGLQGLLGEWLRANDLKVVFATPGLILATAFVTFPFVARELVPVMEAIGAEEEIAGVSLGARGWQIFRRITLPNIKYGLLYGVILCNARAMGEFGAVYVVSGRITGQTDTLPLRVEKLFQEYNMPGAFAAASLLSSLALVTLAVKTGLEWKTRRDLAARVREATDDGAGELATPGQSRQLRLVQRDNASDATGAPRREEGAGVGISVRNITKRFGDFVAVDDVSLDIPHGSLVALLGPSGSGKTTLLRIIAGLESPDGGEIHYEDGDATNRSPRDRNVGFVFQHYALFRHMTVFENIAFGLRVRKWPREKVEARVHELLRLIQLDGIGQQVPSQLSGGQRQRVALARALAASPRVLLLDEPFGALDAKVRTELRQWLRRLHDEIHVTSVFVTHDQEEAFEVADRVVVMNRGRIEQVGTPEEVFERPANAFVMDFLGNVNVFHGRVEGGRAVAGGLELAFPEYPHGEAKPATVYVRPNELEIDRYANGPSSLRAEVLRINPAGIGVKVELLVRDFGVPINVVLTPDRHSELRLSTGESVYVFPKRVRVFVQDYSI comes from the coding sequence ATGGCTACGCCTGATTCCACGGCCGTCCGCCGCGCTCAGGAGGATCCGCAGTTCGTCCAGGGAGTGCTGATCGCCCTCTCCGTCGCGGTCGTCGGCGTCCTGATCGTGGCGCCGATCGTCAACGTCTTCTACGAAGCCCTCGGCAAGGGCCTCACCGCCTACTGGAACGCGCTGGTCAACGACGCCGATACGCTGGCGGCGATCCGCCTGACGCTGATCGTCGCCCCGACGGCGGTGGTCCTCAACGTCGTCTTCGGCGTCGCGGCGGCGTGGGCGATCTCGCGCTTCCGCTTCCGCGGTCGGACCCTGTTCACCGCCTGCATCGACCTGCCGTTCGCGGTGTCGCCGGTGGTCGCCGGCCTGGCGCTGATGCTGATCTTCGGCCTCCAGGGCCTGCTCGGCGAGTGGCTGCGCGCGAACGACCTCAAGGTCGTCTTCGCGACCCCCGGCCTCATCCTCGCCACCGCATTCGTCACCTTTCCGTTCGTCGCCCGCGAGCTGGTGCCGGTGATGGAAGCGATCGGCGCCGAGGAGGAGATCGCCGGCGTGAGCCTCGGGGCGCGCGGCTGGCAGATCTTCCGCCGCATCACGCTCCCGAACATCAAGTACGGCCTGCTCTACGGCGTCATCCTCTGCAACGCACGCGCCATGGGCGAGTTCGGCGCCGTCTACGTGGTCTCCGGCCGCATCACCGGCCAGACCGACACCCTGCCGCTGCGGGTCGAGAAACTGTTCCAGGAGTACAACATGCCGGGCGCCTTCGCCGCCGCCTCGCTGCTGTCGTCGCTCGCCCTGGTGACGCTGGCGGTGAAGACCGGCCTCGAGTGGAAGACCCGGCGCGATCTCGCGGCGCGGGTGCGCGAGGCCACCGACGACGGCGCCGGCGAGCTGGCGACGCCCGGTCAGTCACGACAACTACGGCTCGTGCAACGCGACAACGCGAGCGACGCCACCGGCGCACCGCGCCGAGAGGAGGGAGCCGGCGTGGGCATCTCGGTTCGCAACATCACGAAGAGGTTCGGCGACTTCGTCGCCGTCGACGACGTCAGTCTCGACATTCCGCACGGCTCGCTGGTGGCCCTGCTCGGGCCGTCGGGCTCGGGCAAGACGACGCTGCTGCGGATCATCGCCGGTCTCGAGAGCCCCGACGGGGGAGAGATCCACTACGAGGACGGCGACGCGACCAACCGTTCGCCACGCGATCGCAACGTCGGCTTCGTCTTCCAGCACTACGCGCTGTTCCGCCACATGACGGTGTTCGAGAACATCGCCTTCGGGCTGCGGGTGCGGAAGTGGCCGCGGGAGAAGGTCGAGGCGCGCGTGCACGAGCTGCTGCGCCTGATCCAGCTCGACGGCATCGGCCAGCAGGTGCCGTCGCAGCTCTCCGGCGGCCAGCGGCAGCGCGTCGCGCTGGCCCGCGCCCTCGCCGCCTCGCCGCGCGTGCTGCTGCTCGACGAGCCCTTCGGCGCCCTCGACGCCAAGGTCCGCACCGAGCTGCGGCAGTGGCTGCGCCGACTGCACGACGAGATCCACGTCACCAGCGTCTTCGTCACCCACGACCAGGAGGAGGCCTTCGAGGTCGCCGACCGCGTCGTGGTGATGAACCGCGGCCGCATCGAGCAGGTCGGCACGCCGGAGGAGGTCTTCGAGCGGCCGGCCAACGCCTTCGTCATGGACTTCCTCGGCAACGTCAACGTGTTCCACGGCCGCGTCGAGGGCGGCCGCGCGGTCGCCGGCGGGCTCGAGCTCGCCTTCCCCGAGTACCCGCACGGCGAAGCCAAGCCCGCCACGGTCTACGTGCGGCCGAACGAGCTCGAGATCGACCGCTATGCCAACGGGCCGTCGAGCCTGCGCGCCGAGGTGCTGCGCATCAATCCCGCCGGCATCGGCGTCAAGGTCGAGCTGCTGGTGCGCGACTTCGGCGTGCCGATCAACGTCGTGCTCACCCCGGATCGCCACAGCGAGCTGCGGCTGAGCACCGGCGAATCCGTGTACGTGTTCCCCAAGCGGGTGCGCGTCTTCGTCCAGGACTATTCGATCTGA
- the cysT gene encoding sulfate ABC transporter permease subunit CysT produces the protein MSDVNRRVLPGFGLSLGYASTYMGLLIMLPIAAVLVKSSSLGWEEFVSAAWSSRAQAAYALTLGASFVAALVNIPFGILIAWVLVRYEFPGRRVLDAIIDLPFALPTAVAGLVYSSLYVAKGWFGRFLVPLGIQGAYSRLAIVLVLTFIGLPFIVRAVQPVLADLEAEVEEAAACLGATRLQTFWRVLLPILLPATVTGFALAFARGIGEYGSVVFVSGNMPFKTEIAPVLVVASLESFHYADAAAIAVVMLAMSFSLLFAINILERWTKRHGYA, from the coding sequence ATGTCGGACGTCAACCGCCGCGTGCTGCCGGGGTTCGGCCTCAGTCTCGGCTACGCCTCCACGTACATGGGCCTGCTCATCATGCTCCCCATCGCCGCGGTGCTGGTGAAGTCCTCGAGCCTCGGCTGGGAGGAGTTCGTCAGCGCGGCGTGGTCGTCGCGGGCGCAGGCCGCCTACGCGCTCACCCTCGGCGCCTCCTTCGTCGCCGCGTTGGTCAACATCCCCTTCGGCATCCTCATCGCGTGGGTGCTGGTGCGCTACGAGTTCCCCGGCCGGCGGGTGCTCGACGCCATCATCGACCTCCCCTTCGCGCTGCCGACCGCCGTCGCCGGCCTGGTCTATTCGAGCCTGTACGTGGCGAAGGGCTGGTTCGGCCGCTTCCTCGTGCCGCTCGGCATCCAGGGCGCGTACTCGCGCCTGGCGATCGTCCTGGTGCTGACCTTCATCGGCCTGCCCTTCATCGTCCGCGCCGTCCAGCCCGTCCTCGCCGACCTGGAGGCCGAGGTGGAGGAGGCGGCGGCCTGCCTCGGCGCGACCCGGCTGCAGACGTTCTGGCGCGTCCTGCTGCCGATCCTGCTGCCCGCCACCGTGACCGGCTTCGCGCTCGCCTTCGCGCGGGGCATCGGCGAGTACGGCTCGGTCGTCTTCGTCTCCGGCAACATGCCCTTCAAGACCGAGATCGCGCCCGTGCTGGTGGTGGCTTCGTTGGAATCGTTCCACTACGCCGACGCCGCCGCCATCGCCGTCGTCATGCTGGCGATGTCGTTCTCGCTGCTGTTCGCCATCAACATCCTCGAAAGGTGGACCAAGCGCCATGGCTACGCCTGA
- a CDS encoding sulfate ABC transporter substrate-binding protein, whose protein sequence is MKTFLAALLLFAAPAFAGDQLLNVSYDPTRELWKAVNARFIPAWQQQTGQTFEIKQSHGGSGSQARAVVDGLEADVVTLAMWPDTEAIRKVGLISDGWESRFPNNSTPYTSTIVFLVRKGNPKGIKDWKDIVKPGVEIVTPNPKTSGNGKLSFLAAWGAVLAGGGSEADAKEFVTKLYQQAPVLDAAARGASVTFAQKGIGDVQLTWENEAHLQLKETPGEFEIIYPSVSFLAEPPVAVVDVNARRHGTTDAATAYLNFLYTPEGQELIAQNFYRPIDQTVAAKYQSTFPAIRFFTVDAVAKGWNDAYAKFFGDGQVFDAIYQQK, encoded by the coding sequence ATGAAGACCTTTCTCGCTGCCCTGCTGTTGTTCGCCGCGCCCGCCTTCGCCGGCGATCAGCTCCTCAACGTCTCGTACGACCCGACGCGCGAGCTGTGGAAGGCGGTGAACGCCAGATTCATCCCCGCCTGGCAGCAGCAGACGGGTCAGACGTTCGAAATCAAGCAGTCGCACGGCGGCTCCGGCTCGCAGGCGCGCGCCGTCGTCGACGGCCTAGAGGCCGACGTCGTGACCCTGGCGATGTGGCCGGACACCGAGGCCATCCGCAAGGTCGGCCTGATCAGCGACGGTTGGGAGAGCCGGTTCCCGAACAACTCGACGCCCTACACCAGCACGATCGTCTTCCTGGTGCGCAAGGGAAATCCAAAGGGGATCAAGGACTGGAAGGACATCGTCAAGCCGGGTGTCGAGATCGTCACCCCGAACCCGAAGACATCGGGCAACGGCAAACTGAGCTTTCTGGCCGCCTGGGGCGCGGTGCTGGCCGGCGGCGGCAGCGAGGCCGACGCGAAGGAGTTCGTGACCAAGCTCTACCAGCAGGCCCCGGTGCTCGACGCCGCGGCGCGCGGCGCCAGCGTCACCTTCGCGCAGAAGGGCATCGGCGACGTGCAGCTCACGTGGGAGAACGAAGCCCACCTGCAGCTCAAGGAGACGCCGGGCGAGTTCGAGATCATCTACCCGTCGGTCAGCTTCCTGGCCGAGCCGCCCGTGGCGGTCGTCGACGTCAACGCGCGGCGGCACGGCACCACCGACGCGGCCACTGCCTACCTCAACTTCCTCTACACCCCGGAAGGCCAGGAGCTGATCGCGCAGAACTTCTATCGGCCGATCGATCAGACGGTGGCGGCGAAGTACCAGTCCACCTTCCCCGCCATCAGGTTCTTCACGGTCGATGCGGTCGCAAAGGGTTGGAACGATGCCTACGCAAAGTTCTTTGGCGACGGACAAGTCTTCGACGCCATCTACCAGCAGAAGTGA